In Phaeobacter porticola, one DNA window encodes the following:
- a CDS encoding porin → MNTKLASQVGVTALVAALGAPAFAGPTYENSSGGTFRYYGQFNPSFQSFDDGADDFSALVDNANSNSRIGFWLEQPFGENTLRFNFETAFGLRSSDGVDQNGRPQNISWDRTRIRKVDIQYATPRYGTFSFGQGSMASDGLAESDLSGTGVIQTSAIADSAGGFLFRSSTGTLSSVSIGSAFRSLDGGRLGRVRYDTPEFSGFTVSASYGEEILRSNSDREAYDIAVRYTNDDLGDFTINGALGAVWNENGPGTKTRDIVASFAALHEPTGVSFAVAAGDRDTGGDYGFAKLGYTTNFLSVGATSFAVDYYDGSDMVTSGDNAESWGVAAVQNFDNLNLETYVAYRDYSYSDTSATSYQDSSSIMAGARWKF, encoded by the coding sequence ATGAACACCAAACTCGCCTCTCAAGTCGGGGTGACAGCCCTTGTCGCCGCCCTGGGTGCGCCGGCATTTGCTGGCCCAACATATGAGAACAGCTCGGGCGGGACTTTCCGCTACTATGGTCAGTTCAACCCGTCCTTCCAGTCGTTTGACGACGGAGCCGACGATTTCAGCGCGTTGGTCGATAACGCCAATTCCAATTCGCGTATTGGGTTCTGGCTGGAGCAGCCTTTTGGTGAAAACACGCTGCGGTTCAATTTCGAAACCGCCTTTGGACTGCGTTCTTCCGATGGCGTTGACCAGAACGGTCGTCCGCAGAATATCAGCTGGGACCGGACCCGGATCCGCAAAGTTGATATTCAATATGCAACGCCGCGCTATGGCACGTTCTCTTTTGGTCAGGGGTCTATGGCCTCTGACGGGCTGGCGGAATCTGACCTGTCAGGCACAGGCGTGATCCAGACCTCGGCTATCGCAGATTCTGCGGGCGGTTTTCTGTTCCGTAGCTCGACCGGTACGCTTTCGTCCGTCAGCATTGGTTCGGCCTTCCGCAGCCTTGACGGTGGCCGATTGGGCCGGGTGCGTTATGACACACCTGAATTCAGCGGCTTTACCGTATCAGCGTCCTACGGCGAGGAAATCCTACGGTCCAACTCTGACCGCGAAGCCTATGACATCGCGGTGCGGTATACCAACGACGACCTTGGCGATTTCACCATTAATGGCGCATTGGGCGCGGTGTGGAATGAAAATGGGCCGGGCACCAAGACCCGCGATATCGTTGCATCCTTTGCGGCACTACACGAACCAACTGGCGTGTCCTTTGCAGTTGCCGCAGGAGACCGTGACACGGGCGGCGACTATGGTTTTGCTAAGCTGGGATATACCACGAACTTCCTGTCGGTTGGCGCGACCTCCTTTGCCGTCGACTATTACGATGGCTCTGACATGGTCACCAGCGGCGACAACGCAGAATCCTGGGGTGTTGCCGCCGTTCAGAACTTCGACAATCTGAACCTGGAAACCTATGTGGCTTATCGCGACTACTCCTATTCGGATACCAGCGCGACAAGCTATCAGGACAGCTCCTCCATCATGGCAGGCGCGCGCTGGAAGTTCTGA